The genome window CGGTACTCAGTGTTGGGGAAATAGAGAGCCGATTAATAACGTTCCACAGCTCAATAATGTGCAAAAAATTGCAATTTCAGAAAGGTTTGCTTGTGCTTTAGATGATACAGGGGTTCAATGCTGGGGAGAATACATTCCTCAACTGCCCATATTATCAAACCCTACCGATATTATAGTAAGCGATAATGCTCTTTGCGTAAAAGATGATAATGGCGTTAGATGCTTTGATAATTTTTACGGACAAATGGTACTTCCTATTGCTAATATTTCCGCCATTTTTGGTGGTAATTTTGATAACGTCTGTGCGTTAAATAATGAAGGCATGTCTTGCTGGAGAGCAGGAACAGGTATTGTATTTGCATCACATGATTTTTCCGATATCACCAGCCTAGCTCAAACTAATGAAGATATTTGTGTCTTGTTGCCAAACGAAGTAAATGAACAGTACGTAACATGCTTCGATCATTATGAAAATACTAAATTTTCAGACTTGATACCCAATTTATCCAACCCAAGAGTAATAGCTGCCACACGCGATAGTTTTTGCGCAATAGATGACAAAGGCATTTCTTGTTGGGGTCATGAATACGACAATCAAACCAATCCTCCAGAATTTGCAACAATTGAACAACTAACCTCAGGTTTTAATATCAGTTGTGCGATTGGTACCAAAAAAAACCAGGACAATATTCTAGAATGTTGGGGGGATGAGAATAACCTTGATATGACAACATTACCTGAGTACAGCAACCCTACATATATTAGTGCCAATGACATGCTAAGTTGCTTAATAGATGACAATGGTCCTCGATGTTGGGGATTTGATCTTTCAGCTTCATTTCCTCATTATACAACAAAAGACCTCTACTTACCTGAATGGACAAATGTTACCGTAATAGAACCGTATGGAGAATCATCCGTCTGTGCCATTACTAATAATCAGGTTGAATGTTATGGCAGAAAAGGTAAAGAATACTCTCCAGAGTTGGTTAATCCGATATCATTAGCTGCTGGTGATACTTTTTCTTGTGCAATTGATGACAATGGCGTTACGTGTTGGGGCGATATGTACGGTAAACCTTTTGATGTCGCTACACCTGAATTAAATGCTCCAACCAGCTTAACAGCTGAAGACAGCCACGCATGTGCAATCGCAGATAATCAAGTACATTGTTGGGGAAAAAGAACCAGAGATATACTCAATGTACCTCAATTAAACAATCCAACTAAGGTGGTTGCCGGTCCAAGACATACCTGTGCAATTGATGACAATGGCGTTACGTGTTGGGGCGATAATTATTATGGAGAACTAGATGTTCCAGTATTATCAAATCCAACAGATATTACTGTAGGTTATCATTATTCTTGTGCAAAAGATGATACTGGACTAGTTTGCTGGGGCTGGAATGGCTTTGGCGGTACTCCTGTTCCTTTGAAATACCAAATCACAGGAAATGCAAACTAACTATTAAACCAGCTAAAGGTAGATAACTCATCAGAAATCTATCTTTAGCATTAGCCAAGACTACTTATGTTAGAAAGCAAACGACTGATACTAAAGCCACCATCGCTGGCATTACAGCCAGCGGTGTTAGCCGCAATTCGAGAAAGCAAGGCGGAATTGGAGCAATTTCTGCTTTGGGTGCCTTACGCATTGACCGAAAAACAGTCGATCGACGATATTAAAAAAGCAATTGAAAACTTTAACCGCTTTGAGCATGAGCTACGTTATTTTATTGTCGAAAAAGACACCTGTGAATTAATCGGCGCTATTGGTTTGCTGATCAAAGATGAAAATCAGGGCTATTTTGAACTCGGCTACTGGCTGAAAACCTCGGCCACCGGACAAGGCTTTATTACTGAAGCGGTGTATAGACTGGAAAAGCACGCGTTTGAACAACTTAATGCTAAGTGTATTGAAATTAAAGCCGCCGAAACTAACGTAAAAAGTCAGGCGGTTGCTCTGCGTTGCGGCTATCAATATCGGGCAACTCTGCCCAGTGACAGTCAATTACCATCCGGTGAGTTAAACAATACTATTGTCTATACCAAGACTTGTTTATAACAACAATAATTCACAACGAGCATCAACTCATGGATTTACTCAATTTATTTATTTTTATTCCCGCCTGTTTTGCCTTAAACATGGCACCGGGACCGAATAACTTATTAGCAATGAATAATGCCAGATGCTATGGCATAAGCACTGCTCTTATTGCCGGATTTGGCCGACTGTTTGCCTTTAGTATCATGATAGTACTCGCTGCTTCAGGACTTGCCGCCGTGTTATACGCCTCAGAAACCATTTTCCTGATGATTAAAGTTATCGGCGCTGCTTATTTACTATGGATTGCCATTCAGCTTTGGCACGCAACCGCCGCGCCAGCAACAGAGCACAATAGCTCAGGTAATTATCTGGCATTAGCCCGGCAAGAATTTACTCTGGCAGCCGGTAACCCGAAAGCCATTTTAATTTTCACTGCGTTTTTACCACAGTTTGTCGATCCAAATGCCAATATTAATAACCAGTTTTTACAGCTCGGCGCAATTTTTCTGTTATTAGAGTTAATCGCGATCACTATCTATGGCTTATTCGGCCGTTATTTACGTCACTGGTTTACCCAAGCGAAAACCGCGAAACGATTTAATCGCGCCTGTGCCGGATTTCTTGGCCTATCAGGCGCTAATTTATTATTAGCAGAACAATGATAGCGAGATAAAAATCAGATGTTAATTTTTGCAAGTATACTCTTAATTGCCATTGGCATTATCCACTCTTATCTCGGTGAAAAATACCTTTTGATCCGACTATTTCGCCGTGATAATTTACCACGATTACTTGGCAGTGACTGGTTTACCAAACGCACTCTACGTTTTGCCTGGCACTTAACGACATTGGCCTGGTGGGGCTTTGCCGGTATTTTAATTGTTTATGCTGCTCCTACAGTTAACTTCAAACAAGGAATTTTAGTAATCACAGCCAGCGTTTTTCTACTTAGTGGACTTTTATCCGCAGGTTTTACTAAAGGAAAGCACTTTTCCTGGTGCTTTTTCTGGTTGATTGCCGCGATTTGTTTTTATCAAGCTTACCTATTTTAAATACCTAGCTGATAATTACATTTAAGGATAATCATGAAAAACCAATTTGTTAAAACCTTTACCTTACTACTGCTCTTATGCTCGGCTAACACTTTTGCCCAGTCATGTGAGATTAACGGCAGCTGGAAACATTCGCAAAAACCGGCCAGCTTACTTATTGATATAAGCAAACAACAAATCACTGTTGAACGTCATCAACTCAACCCTGATACCGCCGGGTTAACCGTAATCCAAGAATTGCAAACTGATAAAACAAAGGAAAACCTTTGGTCAGGTAAGATGTATGCCGCGACCAGCGACTCATTTATTCCAGTCAAAATAACAGCACTCAATTGCCATACCTTAGTAGTCACAGAAAACATGAAAGAAATTCTTCGTTTATTACGTGATTAGTCGCCACGGCTCCGACTGACTCAGAACAATACGCCTTAGTAAATTTTTCACTCAATAGAGAAAAATCAACGAAATTAGGCTATAGTGCGCTATTTATTATCAACCTCTGAGGTAAGTCGTGGCGGCTCCAGGCAATTTATTTATCCTTTCCGCGCCAAGTGGTGCTGGAAAATCCAGCCTTATATCAGCATTGTTAAAACAGCCTAGTGAACGAGCAATGCAAGTATCAGTGTCTCACACCACACGTGATCCACGCCCGGGCGAAATTAACGGTCAACATTATCACTTTGTCACCGTTGAGAAGTTTAAACAGCAAATCGAGCAAAAAGAGTTTTATGAATACGCGGAAGTATTTGGCAACTATTACGGCACATCAGAAACCGCAATTGACGCACAGTTAGCACAAGGGATTGACGTCTTTTTAGATATCGACTGGCAAGGTGCCCAACAGGTACGAATGAAAAAACCTGACGTTACTACCATTTTTATCAGCCCACCATCCAAACAAGAATTAGAAAATCGCTTAACAAGTCGAGGCCAAGACAGCGAACAAGTGATAAAAGAACGTATGGCGCAAGCAAAGGCGGAATGCTCACATTATCAGGAGTTTGACTACATCATAGTCAATGATGATTTTGATCAGGCGCTTGCTGATTTAACCACTATTGTTAACAATCAACGCTTAAAACGTAGCCAACAAGTGCAAAATCATCAACTTTTATTCAAAGAGCTATTGGCTAACGATTAAGCACATAGTAAACTACGCAACTATTTTGTAATTTTTAAACGTTGGAGTGACCAAATGGCTCGCGTAACTGTTGAAGATGCCGTAGATGCAATCGGTAATCGTTTTGACTTGGTGTTAATAGCATCTCGTCGTGCTCGTCAAATTGCAACGGGTGGTAAAGAACCTTTGGTTGAATTAGAAAATGATAAGCCTACTGTCTTAGCTTTACGTGAGATAGAAAAGGGGTTGATCTCAACTGAAGTAATGGACGACACAGATCGTCATGAGCAAATTCAACAAGAATCTGCTGAATTAGCTGCTGTAGCTGCAATTGTTGGTGGTAACAACCAGCAATAATTCGATACTAATATTCGTTTATTAAGCGCGTAATTATCACTGTATAATTACGCGTTTTTTCTAACTAGTATCAGAGTATCACTGTGAACTGTTTGGCTTTCATACTGATTCAACGTATTCTTATAGTTATAAGCAGATAATTTTCACCATTCACTAAGGGATTTATTGCGTGTACCTTTTTGAACCATTAAAAGCACATGTCTCCAGTTATTTATCAAAAGTACAAATTGATCTATTAAGACAAGCCTATATCGTTGCCCGCGATGCACATGAAGGACAAATGCGTTCAAGTGGTGAACCTTATATTACTCATCCGGTAGCCGTTGCCTTAAATCTCGCGAAAATGCATCTGGATCATGAAACCTTGATGGCTGCGCTACTCCATGACGTGATAGAAGACACCGCAGTCACTAAAGATGAACTGGCGGAATTATTTGGTCACACTGTCGCTGAACTCGTAGAAGGCGTCAGTAAACTCGATAAATTAAAGTTTAATAATAAAGCAGAAATGCAAGCGGAAAACTTCCGTAAAATGCTGCTCGCGATGGTACAGGATATCCGAGTCATTTTAATTAAGCTGGCTGACCGCACCCATAATATGCGCACTTTAGACGCCTTACGGCCGGATAAACGCCGCCGCATTGCTCGCGAAACACTCGAAATTTATGCACCGATAGCCAATCGTCTCGGTATTCACGACATTAAAAATGAACTGGAAGTATTAGGTTTTGAAGCCTTACATCCAATGCGTGCCCGAGCATTAAAATCAGCAGTGAAACAGGCACGCGGTAATCGTAAAGAAATTATTAACAATATTCAGGAAGAAATAGCAGCTCGCCTTACAGAACATGGTATTGAGGCACAGGTTATTGGCCGAGAAAAACATCTGTTTTCGATTTATCGTAAAATGTTAAACAAGGAATTAATGTTTAACGAGGTGATGGACATCTATGCATTTCGCATCATAGTGGATAACAAGTTAGATGAATGTTATCGCGCTCTAGGTGCCGTCCATAATTTATTTAAACCAATCGAAACTCGTTTTAAAGATTATATTGCCATCCCAAAAACCAATGGTTATCAGTCATTACATACCTCGTTAATTGGCCCGCACGGTATCCCAGTGGAAATCCAAATCAGAACCCGAGACATGGATCAAATGGCCGATAAAGGGGTTGCTGCTCACTGGCTTTATAAACAAAGTAATGATGACGGTGGCACCACAGCACAAATGAAAGCTCGCCGCTGGATGCAAAGCTTGCTGGAACTACAGCAAAGTGCCGGTAGCTCATTTGAATTTATTGAAAATGTAAAATCAGACCTATTCCCTGAAGAAATCTATGTATTTACTCCTGATGGCCGCATTATCGAATTACCCATGGGAGCAACAGCAGTCGATTTTGCTTATGCGGTCCATACCGATGTCGGTAATTCCTGTGTTGGGGTAAAAGTTGACCGAAAACCTTATCCATTAAGTCAACCGATAGATTCTGGACAAACCATAGAAGTTATCACTTCGTCTGCTGCCCGACCAAATGCCACTTGGCTAAACTTTGTTGTTACTGCGAAGGCCCGTTTACAAATTCGGACATATTTACGCTCGCAAGAACAAAATGAATCTCACGCATTAGGTAAACGATTGCTCAGTCACGCTTTAGGCAAAACAAAACTCGACGATATTAGCCAGGAAAAAATTAAGCAGGTAGTGAAAGAAACCGGCAATAGCAGTTTTGATGATTTACTGGTTAATATCGGTTTGGGTAACGCGTTAAGCATAGGTATCGCTCGTCGTCTTACCGATGAATTCACTGAAGACAGCGTGCTAAATCACTCCACCAGTAAAACTAAAATGCCAATCAAAGGTACTGAGGGCATGTTAGTCAACTATGGTAAATGTTGTCGTCCAATTCCTGGTGATAGCATACTCGCTTATTTAAGCCCAGGTAAAGGTTTGATGGTGCATCAGCAAGGCTGTCGTAACATCAAAGGCTCTCAGGAAAGTCAATTATTTCCAGTGAAATGGGACAGTGATATCGATCGTGACTTTATCGCTAAATTACGAATTGAAATCGTCAATCACCAAGGAGCGCTGGCTAAATTAACCAATGTGGTCGCCAAATGTGATTCTAACGTTCATACCTTGAATTCAGGCGAAAAAGAATCTGGCTTATATGTAATTGATATGGAAATTACCTGTCGCAACCGTATCCATTTAGCCGATATTATTCGTAAAATTAAAGTGATGGTTGACGTTCAACGCGTTGTCCGTAACAAGTAATCTAAAGGAAAATTATGAAAACTATTATTAATACTGAAAATGCACCAAGCGCAATTGGCACCTACAGCCAAGCCGTGAAAGTAAAAAACACCGTCTATCTGTCGGGGCAAATTCCATTAGTGCCTGAAACCATGGAAGTCATTTCTGATGATTTCGCCGAGCAAGCACATCAGGTCTTTAAAAATTTATCTGCCGTATGTGAAGCCGCAGGTGGTAACTTAAACGATATGGTTAAGGTCAATATTTTCTTAATGGATCTGAGTCAATTCGCTACAGTGAATGAAGTCATGAGTCAGTATTTCGAACAGCCTTACCCAGCTCGTGCGGCGGTACAGGTAGCACGTTTACCCAAAGATGTTGCTATCGAAATCGATGGCGTAATGGAATTACCTAACGTTGCCTAATAGCGCTTAGCAATAGAGAAAATCGAATGACCCCAGAAAGGCTACAACGCATTAATGCCATGCTAGATCAACGCCAACCGGACCTTACCGTTTGTATGGAAGGTGTGCATAAAACTCATAACTTAGCCGCTATCGTCAGAACCGCTGATGCCATAGGTATCAGTGATGTTCATGCGGTATGGAAAAACGAGCGAATGCGTGTTTCCGGTGGTAGTGCAGCTGGTAGTCAAAACTGGGTTGATGTCCATAACTACTCCAGCACTAAAGACGCGATTGCGGTATTAAAACAGCAAAATATGCAGGTATTGGTCACTAATCTCTCTGATACTTCGGTAGATTTTCGCGAAATTGATTACACCAAACCAACCGCAATTATTTTAGGCCAAGAAAAATTTGGTGCCACCGAAGAAGCATTAGCATTAGCCGATCAGGATATAGTGATCCCTATGGTTGGCATGGTGCAGTCACTCAACGTTTCCGTCGCAAACGCCGTAGTCTTATATGAAGCACAACGTCAGCGAAAAGCGGCCGGTATGTACGACAAACCAAGCATTTCTTATCAACGCCGCCAACGGTTTTTATTTGAAGGCGGTCACCCAATTTTTGCTCAGGCCTGTCAACGCAAAGGCTTGCCCTATCCTGAAATTGATGAGCAAGGACAAATTATTGCTTCTCAGCAGTGGTGGCAGCAAATGCAAATGACGCAAGAAGCCTGGCAAGAACTGGATAATTAAGTGCACAAACAATAGGCTAGTAAGGTGTCAGCGAATCAACAGGGACTAGGTAATCTCGCACGAATCGCCATTTCTGCATTGAAGGGCGTTGGCCCCAGCATGGCACAGAAGCTGGAAAAAATTGGGCTGGTTTCAGTTCAAGATCTGTTATTTCACCTACCGTTACGTTATGAAGATCGTACCCGGGTAACTGCCATCAGAGACTGTTTACCCGGCATTTATACTAATATCATAGGTGAAATTACCCAAAACCAAATCATTCAAGGACGCCGCCGAATGCTGCTAGTCACAGTGAATGACGGCACAGGTTCAGTTAACTTACGCTTTTTCCATTTTTCCGCCGCACAAAAAAACAATCTCAGTATTGGTTTAGCGATTCGCTGCTACGGTGAAATTCAGCGAGGAGCACGTGGCTTTGAAATCATCCATCCGGAATACAAAGCATTAGAACAAGACCAGCCCTTAACGTCGGTAGAAGAAACTTTAACCCCGGTTTATCCGACCACAGACGGCCTCAGACAAATCACCTTGCGTAACCTGACCGAACAAGCACTGCAACGGCTCAAACGCGGTCAGGTGGAAGAGTTACTACCAGCTGACTTTATTAATGAGCCATACTCGCTGGCCGACGCCTTAGCCTTTATGCATCGACCAACACCCGATACTTCGGTCACGCAGTTAGAGGCTGGTAAACATCCGGCCCAGCTCAGATTAATCAAAGAAGAGTTATTGGCCCATAATCTCAGCATGCTCAAGTTGAGACAATCCAGTGACGCCCATCAGGCAATGCCATTAACGATTGATCAAACGCTTAACGATCAATTTTTAGCGTCGCTGCCTTTTTCTCCCACCAATGCACAGGCAAGGGTGGTAAAAGAGATCCGTACTGACCTCAATAAAGCAATTCCGATGATGCGTTTAGTGCAGGGAGATGTCGGCTCAGGTAAAACCTTAGTCGCCGCCTTAGCGGCAATTACCGCTATCGGCCAAGGCTATCAAGTAGCATTAATGGCGCCAACAGAAATATTGGCCGAACAACATGCGATTAACTTTCAGCAATGGTTTGAACCTTTAGCGATTACTGTT of Thalassotalea insulae contains these proteins:
- a CDS encoding LysE family translocator, which translates into the protein MDLLNLFIFIPACFALNMAPGPNNLLAMNNARCYGISTALIAGFGRLFAFSIMIVLAASGLAAVLYASETIFLMIKVIGAAYLLWIAIQLWHATAAPATEHNSSGNYLALARQEFTLAAGNPKAILIFTAFLPQFVDPNANINNQFLQLGAIFLLLELIAITIYGLFGRYLRHWFTQAKTAKRFNRACAGFLGLSGANLLLAEQ
- a CDS encoding RidA family protein; protein product: MKTIINTENAPSAIGTYSQAVKVKNTVYLSGQIPLVPETMEVISDDFAEQAHQVFKNLSAVCEAAGGNLNDMVKVNIFLMDLSQFATVNEVMSQYFEQPYPARAAVQVARLPKDVAIEIDGVMELPNVA
- a CDS encoding GNAT family N-acetyltransferase, which translates into the protein MLESKRLILKPPSLALQPAVLAAIRESKAELEQFLLWVPYALTEKQSIDDIKKAIENFNRFEHELRYFIVEKDTCELIGAIGLLIKDENQGYFELGYWLKTSATGQGFITEAVYRLEKHAFEQLNAKCIEIKAAETNVKSQAVALRCGYQYRATLPSDSQLPSGELNNTIVYTKTCL
- the spoT gene encoding bifunctional GTP diphosphokinase/guanosine-3',5'-bis pyrophosphate 3'-pyrophosphohydrolase, whose product is MYLFEPLKAHVSSYLSKVQIDLLRQAYIVARDAHEGQMRSSGEPYITHPVAVALNLAKMHLDHETLMAALLHDVIEDTAVTKDELAELFGHTVAELVEGVSKLDKLKFNNKAEMQAENFRKMLLAMVQDIRVILIKLADRTHNMRTLDALRPDKRRRIARETLEIYAPIANRLGIHDIKNELEVLGFEALHPMRARALKSAVKQARGNRKEIINNIQEEIAARLTEHGIEAQVIGREKHLFSIYRKMLNKELMFNEVMDIYAFRIIVDNKLDECYRALGAVHNLFKPIETRFKDYIAIPKTNGYQSLHTSLIGPHGIPVEIQIRTRDMDQMADKGVAAHWLYKQSNDDGGTTAQMKARRWMQSLLELQQSAGSSFEFIENVKSDLFPEEIYVFTPDGRIIELPMGATAVDFAYAVHTDVGNSCVGVKVDRKPYPLSQPIDSGQTIEVITSSAARPNATWLNFVVTAKARLQIRTYLRSQEQNESHALGKRLLSHALGKTKLDDISQEKIKQVVKETGNSSFDDLLVNIGLGNALSIGIARRLTDEFTEDSVLNHSTSKTKMPIKGTEGMLVNYGKCCRPIPGDSILAYLSPGKGLMVHQQGCRNIKGSQESQLFPVKWDSDIDRDFIAKLRIEIVNHQGALAKLTNVVAKCDSNVHTLNSGEKESGLYVIDMEITCRNRIHLADIIRKIKVMVDVQRVVRNK
- the rpoZ gene encoding DNA-directed RNA polymerase subunit omega, with product MARVTVEDAVDAIGNRFDLVLIASRRARQIATGGKEPLVELENDKPTVLALREIEKGLISTEVMDDTDRHEQIQQESAELAAVAAIVGGNNQQ
- the gmk gene encoding guanylate kinase, with protein sequence MAAPGNLFILSAPSGAGKSSLISALLKQPSERAMQVSVSHTTRDPRPGEINGQHYHFVTVEKFKQQIEQKEFYEYAEVFGNYYGTSETAIDAQLAQGIDVFLDIDWQGAQQVRMKKPDVTTIFISPPSKQELENRLTSRGQDSEQVIKERMAQAKAECSHYQEFDYIIVNDDFDQALADLTTIVNNQRLKRSQQVQNHQLLFKELLAND
- the recG gene encoding ATP-dependent DNA helicase RecG → MSANQQGLGNLARIAISALKGVGPSMAQKLEKIGLVSVQDLLFHLPLRYEDRTRVTAIRDCLPGIYTNIIGEITQNQIIQGRRRMLLVTVNDGTGSVNLRFFHFSAAQKNNLSIGLAIRCYGEIQRGARGFEIIHPEYKALEQDQPLTSVEETLTPVYPTTDGLRQITLRNLTEQALQRLKRGQVEELLPADFINEPYSLADALAFMHRPTPDTSVTQLEAGKHPAQLRLIKEELLAHNLSMLKLRQSSDAHQAMPLTIDQTLNDQFLASLPFSPTNAQARVVKEIRTDLNKAIPMMRLVQGDVGSGKTLVAALAAITAIGQGYQVALMAPTEILAEQHAINFQQWFEPLAITVGWLAGKTKGKARKQALEHIANGDMQMVVGTHALFQDDVVFNKLTLIIIDEQHRFGVHQRLALREKGAFNRNYPHQLIMTATPIPRTLAMTAYADLDTSVIDELPPGRTPITTVALPDSRRDDVVARIRSSCLEENRQAYWVCTLIEESEVLQCQAAEDTAIYLQQHLPELKVGLVHGRMKAQEKQAIMEEFKAGDLHLLVATTVIEVGVDVPNSSLMVIENPERLGLAQLHQLRGRVGRGSVASHCVLMYKSPLSKTATKRLAVLRESNDGFVIAQKDLEIRGPGELLGTKQTGLAELKIADLVRDAELIPEVQQHAYLLWQQYPDKALALIDRWLGSREHYSNA
- the trmH gene encoding tRNA (guanosine(18)-2'-O)-methyltransferase TrmH gives rise to the protein MTPERLQRINAMLDQRQPDLTVCMEGVHKTHNLAAIVRTADAIGISDVHAVWKNERMRVSGGSAAGSQNWVDVHNYSSTKDAIAVLKQQNMQVLVTNLSDTSVDFREIDYTKPTAIILGQEKFGATEEALALADQDIVIPMVGMVQSLNVSVANAVVLYEAQRQRKAAGMYDKPSISYQRRQRFLFEGGHPIFAQACQRKGLPYPEIDEQGQIIASQQWWQQMQMTQEAWQELDN
- a CDS encoding RCC1 domain-containing protein, producing the protein MSFFTRLTSIFIITIFITACGGGGSTSATNTPTPLPAPNESPKAVVMSEQDFSVVGLKEVILNGSSSTDSDGTITQYSWSQTSGTPVTLINADKAELTFTPGNISETLSFQLTVTDNEGATNTTNVELTVSPYFKQLSAGFNHYCAIVAESNGDELYCWGDETTPPEVSNPTAIYSGIHFGGYHCVVDDNGTQCWGNREPINNVPQLNNVQKIAISERFACALDDTGVQCWGEYIPQLPILSNPTDIIVSDNALCVKDDNGVRCFDNFYGQMVLPIANISAIFGGNFDNVCALNNEGMSCWRAGTGIVFASHDFSDITSLAQTNEDICVLLPNEVNEQYVTCFDHYENTKFSDLIPNLSNPRVIAATRDSFCAIDDKGISCWGHEYDNQTNPPEFATIEQLTSGFNISCAIGTKKNQDNILECWGDENNLDMTTLPEYSNPTYISANDMLSCLIDDNGPRCWGFDLSASFPHYTTKDLYLPEWTNVTVIEPYGESSVCAITNNQVECYGRKGKEYSPELVNPISLAAGDTFSCAIDDNGVTCWGDMYGKPFDVATPELNAPTSLTAEDSHACAIADNQVHCWGKRTRDILNVPQLNNPTKVVAGPRHTCAIDDNGVTCWGDNYYGELDVPVLSNPTDITVGYHYSCAKDDTGLVCWGWNGFGGTPVPLKYQITGNAN